In the Acidimicrobiales bacterium genome, one interval contains:
- a CDS encoding class I SAM-dependent methyltransferase, whose amino-acid sequence MDDVDGQVDIDLWERHAGWWQDGFTEGADPEYRDQIVPLVVDLLGGCERVVDVGTGEGQLARVLAAEGVDVVGVDPTAAQLSVAIARGGGPSYLEGHADDLPVDDAGFDGALACLVFEHITAMDAAVAEIARVLAPGGRFVLMLNHPVIQVPGSDWVEDHTVEPVERYWRLGPYLVESHTVETVDVDVEIPFVHRPLGRYLNALVDAGLRIERLLEPAPPESWIERAPEVREHLRAYPRLAVIVASRDDHDEETGTREEHL is encoded by the coding sequence GTGGATGACGTGGACGGGCAGGTGGACATCGACCTGTGGGAGCGCCACGCGGGCTGGTGGCAGGACGGATTCACCGAGGGTGCCGACCCCGAGTACCGCGATCAGATCGTGCCACTCGTCGTCGATCTCCTCGGTGGCTGTGAACGCGTTGTGGATGTGGGAACCGGTGAGGGTCAGCTCGCCCGGGTGCTGGCCGCCGAAGGGGTGGACGTCGTCGGGGTCGATCCGACCGCTGCCCAGCTCTCGGTGGCCATCGCGCGCGGTGGCGGGCCGAGCTACCTCGAAGGGCATGCGGACGACCTGCCCGTCGACGACGCCGGCTTCGATGGCGCGCTCGCGTGTCTGGTCTTCGAACACATCACCGCGATGGACGCGGCCGTGGCCGAGATCGCCCGGGTGCTTGCGCCCGGTGGGCGGTTCGTGTTGATGCTCAACCATCCCGTCATCCAGGTTCCGGGATCGGACTGGGTGGAGGACCACACCGTGGAGCCAGTGGAGCGGTACTGGCGTCTCGGGCCGTATCTGGTCGAGTCCCACACCGTCGAGACCGTCGACGTCGACGTGGAGATCCCGTTCGTGCACCGCCCGCTCGGGCGCTACCTGAACGCGCTGGTCGACGCGGGGCTCCGGATCGAACGACTGTTGGAACCGGCGCCGCCGGAGTCCTGGATAGAGAGGGCGCCGGAGGTGCGCGAGCACCTGCGGGCGTATCCCCGGCTGGCGGTGATCGTCGCGAGCCGCGACGATCACGACGAAGAGACCGGAACCCGGGAGGAACATCTGTGA